A stretch of Acidobacteriota bacterium DNA encodes these proteins:
- a CDS encoding TonB-dependent receptor, translating to MRTRIFGIFVCLALLCSATPAWAANVSGVVSDATGAVVPGAKVVLRELATGRERTVTTGADGRYAFDAASAGTFLVLVTRQGFSEAARTVVIAHAEERISLTVQLELGGINTEVSVTAARAERENRTIPLHVETLSGAAVAQTNPLSTGDALATVANITQVGNGPFGVRPRLRGLDSTRMLVLVDGERLNTARQATDRTGAEVGLIAPDTITRMEIVNGAGTLLYGSDALAGTINIITNELSFTDSRQFLYGANSYYSSNEQGRRGTLTFGVTAPRYAVRVQGGAEEYGNYRAGTLTSEDTTPFFSNGTLRRADTVDDAFGFTFKAFPDPFNAAYVRTDNEILNSQAKGYFVNAAALVKLADKRTLKVRYQQRRMEDVGFPDFAQPYFFNATSLPHSRLDRLSARYEAQAITPWLANLSLTTYYQRTSRLLENQLPVQFPAPTPTRFFPISVMRLDVLSQTEQRVWTPGVDLQAVWVPASNHVLTTGLTFYRDRSSDARTTTTTMSMVGQVVMGQRGPAATVFATPTPLGPPTVAHPVRVPDASLRNIAVFAQDEWRVRSNVSLVAGLRGDFYNVTTEATPGYTVDPLVAGATPAIDPATLPDINGAAYSRKSLTGDVGLVANTGGRINPFVRFGRTYRHPNLEEMLFAGPATVGNIAPNVLVKPEVGNNFDVGAKFRFGRLSGGAYAFLNQYQDFIAQDLVVATTPAGPLAQATNYADVRISGVELSADAPLVFDRGILTLSGAAAFTRGTITNGTDPLTQASLGDTPADNITPSKLVANARFTDVRGRWWVEYGVRAQGKVTRVAQALLSSPFLIPQDLLSLDSFTVQRAGAGINLTRGRERLALTFAVENLTNRYYRDHFQFAPSRGRSFTIGLSVGAF from the coding sequence ATGCGTACGCGTATCTTCGGAATATTTGTGTGCCTTGCGTTGTTGTGTTCGGCAACGCCGGCGTGGGCTGCCAACGTCAGTGGCGTGGTGTCGGATGCGACTGGTGCGGTTGTGCCTGGCGCGAAAGTGGTCCTGCGTGAACTGGCGACCGGCCGTGAACGAACGGTCACGACGGGCGCTGATGGACGGTATGCGTTTGACGCGGCGAGTGCGGGAACGTTCCTTGTGCTCGTCACGCGTCAGGGATTCTCGGAGGCCGCGCGCACGGTGGTGATCGCGCATGCCGAAGAACGGATCTCGCTGACCGTGCAATTGGAACTGGGCGGGATCAACACGGAAGTGAGCGTCACGGCGGCCAGAGCTGAACGCGAGAATCGCACCATCCCGCTGCACGTCGAGACCCTGTCGGGCGCGGCGGTCGCACAGACCAATCCGCTCTCGACCGGTGACGCGCTCGCGACAGTCGCGAACATCACGCAAGTGGGCAACGGTCCGTTCGGCGTGCGGCCGCGGCTGCGCGGCCTGGACTCCACGCGCATGCTGGTGCTGGTGGATGGCGAGCGCCTCAACACGGCGCGCCAGGCCACAGACCGCACTGGCGCCGAAGTGGGGCTCATCGCGCCCGACACGATCACCCGGATGGAAATTGTGAACGGCGCGGGCACACTGCTTTACGGGTCGGACGCGCTCGCGGGCACCATCAACATCATCACGAACGAACTGTCGTTCACCGACTCGCGCCAATTCCTGTACGGCGCGAACAGCTACTACAGTTCCAACGAACAGGGCCGCAGGGGCACGCTGACATTTGGCGTCACGGCCCCGCGTTATGCCGTGCGCGTGCAAGGCGGCGCCGAGGAATACGGCAACTACCGCGCCGGCACACTGACGTCTGAAGACACCACGCCTTTTTTCAGCAACGGTACCCTCCGGAGGGCCGACACCGTTGACGACGCCTTCGGATTCACATTCAAGGCGTTCCCCGACCCCTTCAATGCGGCATACGTCCGCACCGACAACGAAATTCTCAACTCGCAGGCGAAAGGGTATTTCGTCAATGCCGCCGCGCTGGTGAAGCTTGCCGACAAACGCACGCTGAAGGTGCGATATCAGCAGCGCCGCATGGAAGACGTCGGCTTCCCCGACTTCGCGCAGCCGTATTTCTTCAACGCCACCTCACTGCCGCACAGCCGGCTCGACCGCCTGTCGGCGCGCTACGAGGCCCAGGCCATCACACCGTGGCTCGCCAATCTCTCGCTGACCACCTACTATCAACGGACGTCGCGCCTGCTCGAGAACCAGCTGCCTGTGCAGTTCCCGGCGCCCACACCAACCCGCTTCTTCCCCATCAGTGTCATGCGCCTGGACGTACTCTCCCAGACCGAACAGCGCGTGTGGACTCCTGGTGTGGACCTGCAGGCCGTGTGGGTGCCGGCGTCAAATCATGTGCTGACGACCGGTCTGACGTTTTATCGGGATCGCAGCAGCGATGCGCGCACCACGACGACAACGATGTCGATGGTCGGACAGGTGGTGATGGGCCAGCGCGGTCCTGCGGCCACGGTCTTTGCGACACCGACACCATTGGGCCCGCCCACCGTGGCGCACCCGGTGCGCGTGCCGGACGCCAGCCTGCGCAACATCGCGGTGTTCGCGCAGGACGAATGGCGTGTGCGCTCGAACGTGTCGCTGGTGGCCGGCCTGCGCGGCGACTTCTACAACGTCACGACCGAGGCGACGCCGGGATACACCGTCGACCCCCTGGTGGCCGGCGCGACACCTGCGATTGACCCCGCCACGCTGCCCGACATCAATGGCGCAGCCTACAGCCGGAAGTCGCTGACCGGCGATGTCGGCCTGGTGGCCAACACCGGTGGACGCATCAACCCGTTTGTCCGCTTCGGCCGCACGTACCGTCACCCGAACCTGGAAGAGATGCTGTTTGCCGGGCCCGCCACGGTCGGCAACATCGCGCCAAACGTGCTCGTGAAACCCGAGGTTGGCAACAACTTCGATGTGGGCGCAAAATTCCGCTTCGGCCGCCTGTCGGGCGGCGCGTATGCGTTCCTCAATCAGTACCAGGACTTCATCGCGCAGGATCTGGTGGTGGCCACCACACCGGCCGGCCCCTTGGCGCAGGCCACCAACTACGCCGACGTGCGCATCAGCGGCGTGGAACTGTCGGCCGACGCGCCCCTGGTCTTTGACCGCGGCATCCTGACGTTGTCAGGCGCTGCGGCATTCACTCGCGGCACCATCACCAACGGCACGGACCCGCTCACGCAGGCGTCGCTCGGCGACACGCCGGCCGACAACATCACGCCGTCGAAGCTCGTGGCCAACGCGCGGTTCACGGATGTGCGCGGCCGATGGTGGGTGGAATACGGGGTGCGTGCGCAGGGAAAAGTGACGCGCGTGGCGCAGGCCCTGCTCAGTTCGCCGTTCCTCATCCCGCAGGACCTGCTGTCACTCGATAGTTTCACGGTGCAGCGCGCCGGCGCGGGCATCAACCTGACGCGCGGCCGGGAGCGGCTCGCGTTGACCTTCGCGGTGGAGAACCTCACCAACCGCTACTACCGTGACCACTTCCAGTTCGCACCGTCGCGCGGCCGAAGCTTCACGATAGGGCTCAGCGTCGGAGCATTCTAA
- a CDS encoding protein kinase — MARPAVGSQVSHYRLERVLGAGGMGEVFLARDLTLGRPVAIKFLIEPDDEQGRRRLLAEARSVAALDHPSICTVHEVVTDEVSGDFIVMAYVEGETLATRLGRGRMQPPEMLAVMTPLFQALASAHRVGVVHRDIKPQNIVITPSGQPKLLDFGIAKRMLSEDQPADATTASQVTGDGNVVGTLAYMSPEQIQGRPVDARSDLFSLGCVLYECLVGVRPFAGASRAEIIGRLLHVDPAAPSTVVPGLAPIYDTLCADLLRKVPSERFQSADEVLGAIRSLSPNYRSAETTRATAAEVRGPSRFSRRHWLTLAVAAGVVAVAGIGWFWRGTALPTASPEAIQWFDRGVEKLREGSYAGARSALLEAVRLSPEFIQAHLRLAEAKAELDDNTGAQEALLQVNALLPSAARLPREDQWRLEAVRSSVLRDHERAIAAYRQLADVSPTTASVWLDVGRAEEAAGRRAAAMDNFAKAVKLDGQYAAAHLRLGVVQSQGGQSVAAIASLDEAIRLYQAGANVEGEAEATLRKAAAHSARRELDAARQALARVAEISAGPGYVSLRLRAQFARARLALAEGQFQESETLSRAASEEAIRARMLTIASDGLRDLGTALLVAGRRADADVQFTRAIDLAIEQRADRAEMQARLQQAALRLQDDRYADVIAMVDAPLQFFTTGRYVRNEAEAKSILARAHEGLEQYDQARQLASEVLALATSIDDQVLTGVSLDNLAGQAERLGQLPEALALRERLEALHRDRADHTSLGYDLVNRAELLIRLGRGEEGEAALAEVERAIASGSEAYRGRARRVALMRALRAAIEGRHAQVESLSRVAIGQATPTAQDDTALFAQILAEYARAHAGTSRVAVATIAAWPSQASRPSFVRECAYWTARTLLLRREPSLARSLVEGAWGAAPVRNNLELRWRLAAVAAQASTDGGTGTGATMRTSARDDLAALLGQWAAQGARYGTRPDLAPLMKETKGIS, encoded by the coding sequence ATGGCTCGTCCCGCTGTTGGATCACAAGTCTCCCATTACCGCCTCGAGCGCGTGCTCGGCGCCGGCGGCATGGGCGAAGTGTTTCTGGCCCGCGATCTCACGCTCGGCCGCCCCGTGGCCATTAAGTTCCTCATTGAGCCTGACGATGAGCAGGGGCGGAGGCGGTTGCTGGCCGAAGCGCGGTCGGTGGCCGCGCTCGACCACCCGTCAATTTGCACCGTCCATGAAGTGGTGACCGACGAAGTCTCAGGCGACTTCATCGTCATGGCCTATGTGGAAGGCGAGACGCTTGCGACGCGGCTGGGCCGTGGGCGGATGCAGCCCCCCGAGATGCTCGCGGTGATGACGCCGCTGTTCCAGGCGCTGGCGTCGGCACACCGGGTGGGCGTTGTTCATCGCGACATCAAGCCGCAGAACATCGTGATCACGCCATCGGGCCAGCCGAAGTTGCTCGACTTTGGGATCGCCAAGCGGATGCTCTCCGAGGATCAGCCCGCGGATGCCACGACGGCATCGCAGGTGACAGGTGATGGCAACGTCGTCGGCACGCTGGCGTACATGTCGCCCGAACAGATCCAGGGACGCCCCGTGGATGCGCGGAGCGACCTCTTCTCACTGGGCTGCGTGTTGTACGAGTGCCTGGTGGGGGTGCGACCGTTCGCGGGCGCATCACGCGCCGAGATCATCGGCCGGTTGCTGCACGTGGACCCCGCGGCGCCATCAACCGTGGTGCCTGGCCTGGCGCCCATCTACGACACGCTGTGTGCGGATCTGCTCCGGAAGGTTCCGAGCGAACGATTTCAGTCCGCTGATGAAGTGCTGGGGGCCATTCGCAGCCTGTCGCCGAACTATCGATCGGCAGAAACGACACGGGCGACGGCTGCGGAGGTGCGCGGCCCGTCACGCTTCTCGCGCCGGCACTGGCTGACGTTGGCGGTGGCTGCCGGAGTGGTGGCTGTCGCGGGCATTGGGTGGTTCTGGCGCGGAACTGCGCTACCAACGGCGTCGCCCGAGGCGATTCAGTGGTTCGACCGCGGCGTGGAGAAGCTGCGGGAAGGCAGTTATGCGGGCGCGCGATCGGCGCTGCTTGAAGCCGTGAGGTTGAGCCCGGAGTTCATCCAGGCTCACCTGCGCCTGGCAGAGGCCAAGGCGGAACTCGACGACAACACCGGTGCGCAGGAAGCGTTGCTGCAGGTCAACGCGCTGTTGCCCTCGGCGGCCAGACTGCCTCGGGAGGATCAGTGGCGTCTGGAGGCGGTGCGATCGTCGGTGCTGCGCGACCATGAGCGCGCGATTGCGGCGTACCGGCAGTTGGCCGATGTGTCGCCAACCACGGCCAGCGTCTGGTTGGATGTGGGGCGCGCGGAAGAAGCGGCAGGGCGTCGGGCTGCCGCCATGGACAACTTCGCCAAGGCCGTGAAGCTGGACGGGCAATACGCCGCCGCGCATCTGCGCCTCGGCGTGGTGCAGTCGCAGGGGGGCCAGAGTGTGGCCGCGATCGCCTCGCTTGATGAAGCCATCCGGCTGTATCAGGCGGGCGCGAATGTGGAGGGCGAGGCCGAAGCCACGTTGCGCAAAGCGGCCGCGCACAGCGCCCGGCGTGAGCTTGATGCCGCCAGGCAGGCGCTGGCCAGAGTGGCGGAGATATCGGCTGGGCCCGGATATGTGTCACTGCGGTTGCGCGCCCAGTTTGCACGGGCGCGCCTCGCGCTGGCCGAGGGCCAGTTCCAGGAATCCGAGACGCTCTCGCGCGCGGCATCCGAGGAGGCCATTCGGGCGCGCATGCTGACCATCGCCTCGGATGGGCTTCGCGACCTCGGCACGGCGCTGCTGGTGGCGGGCCGGCGCGCCGACGCGGACGTGCAGTTCACGCGCGCGATCGATCTCGCGATCGAGCAGCGGGCCGATCGCGCCGAGATGCAGGCGCGCCTGCAACAGGCCGCCCTGCGATTGCAGGACGACCGCTACGCCGACGTCATTGCGATGGTCGACGCCCCGCTCCAGTTCTTCACCACGGGCCGCTATGTGCGCAATGAGGCCGAGGCGAAGAGCATCCTCGCGCGAGCCCACGAAGGCCTGGAGCAGTATGACCAGGCCCGACAGCTGGCGAGCGAGGTCCTCGCCCTCGCCACGTCGATCGATGATCAAGTGCTGACGGGCGTGTCACTGGACAATCTGGCGGGACAGGCCGAGCGGCTCGGGCAGCTCCCGGAGGCACTGGCGCTTCGCGAACGTCTGGAGGCCCTGCACCGCGACCGGGCCGACCACACGTCACTCGGGTACGACCTGGTCAATCGTGCGGAACTGTTGATTCGACTGGGCCGCGGCGAGGAGGGTGAAGCGGCGCTCGCCGAGGTCGAACGCGCGATTGCATCGGGCAGCGAAGCCTACCGGGGGCGCGCCCGCCGGGTGGCGCTGATGCGTGCGCTTCGTGCGGCCATCGAGGGTCGTCACGCTCAGGTCGAATCACTGTCCCGGGTGGCCATCGGCCAGGCTACGCCGACTGCGCAGGATGACACGGCGCTCTTTGCGCAGATCCTGGCTGAGTACGCGCGCGCCCATGCCGGCACCAGCCGCGTGGCCGTGGCGACCATCGCGGCGTGGCCGAGCCAGGCCTCCAGGCCCTCGTTCGTCCGCGAGTGCGCCTACTGGACCGCTCGCACCCTGCTGCTCCGTCGCGAGCCGAGCCTGGCCCGCTCGCTCGTCGAAGGCGCGTGGGGCGCCGCGCCTGTCCGCAACAACCTGGAACTGCGCTGGCGGCTGGCGGCAGTGGCTGCACAGGCCTCCACTGACGGCGGCACCGGAACCGGTGCTACGATGCGCACGTCCGCTCGCGATGATCTGGCTGCGCTGCTGGGGCAGTGGGCCGCACAGGGGGCCCGATACGGCACCCGGCCCGATCTCGCGCCATTGATGAAAGAGACGAAAGGTATTTCATGA